The genomic DNA CGTCGTAGTGGTCCATGGCGAAGAAGTTCGGGTCCTTGCCCGCCTTCGCGAAGATATCCGTGAGCTCCCTGGCGCGCGAGTAGTCCTGCTCGGTGAGCTTGAACTTCGCCCTGCCGTTCTTGCGGCGGAAGGCGCTGTAGGGCTTGTCCGCCCAGCCGGTCTCCTGCGCCATGTACTTGCGCGGGACCCCTCCCTCTTTGGCGATCTCGTAGGTGGGGGCGGGATAAAAGAGACCCTTGCGCTTTCTGAGCTGCGCGTAGGGAGAGAGCTTGTCGCGCTTCTCCACCTCGAGCATCCCCGTCAGGTCCGCATCCGATCCCTTGCTGGCCGCTATGATGTCCCGGTAGACCTCTTCGGGGTCGTAGAAGCCGTCCGCCTTCCGCTCGTAGGGGAATATCTTCTCCGCGTCCAGGCCGAGCTTCGCCGCGATGGACTTGCCCTCGTCGATGATGACGTCCAGATCCGGCCGGCAGTTTTTGGGCGGCTCCATGGCCTTGTCCGTGACGTACATCTTCCGCTCGCTGTTCTGGTACACCCCCCATTTCTCCCCGTGGGTGGCGGCGGGGAAGATGACGTCGCCGTAGAGCAGGTTCGGGGCGTGCCGGTAGGCCTCCACCATGTAGGTGAACGTCCTGGTGATGGCGGGCCGGATGAGGGTATCCACCTCCGGCAGGTCCACGTGGGTGGCGTAGGCGAACTGCATTATCTTGATGTCGCCCTTGAGCGCGCGCTCGAACATGCCGATGGTCATGCCCTTGTTCGGGGCTTTGGCGGTGACGTCGAGCCGGCCGGGCGGGAGGCCCCAGGCCTCGTTGATCTTCTTGCGGTGCGCGGCGTTCTTGATGCCCTCGTTGAACGGGAGCCGTCCGGTCAGGCCGCCCATCAGGCGCTCGCTCATGGCGTTGGGCTGTCCCGTCATGGAGAACGGGCCTGCTCCCGGCCTGCCGATGTTCCCGGTCAGCAGATGGAGGTTGATGATGTTGATGTTGCGGTGCTGTCCGTGGAGCGACTGGTTGTACCCGATCCCCCAGAAGGAGAGGACGCCGCCTCGCTTGCGGCGTTTGCCCTTGAGCGTGGCGTCCGCCCAGATCGAGGCGATCCGCCTGACCACGGAGGGGGCGATGCCCGTGCGGTCGATGACCTGCTCCGGGCTGTAGCGGGCCATGATGCCTTCGCGGTAGCCGTCGAACCCGTCCGTGTGCTGGCGGATGAAGGCCTCATCCACGGCCTGGGGGAACTCCTTCATCAGGACGTGGGCGATGGCGTTCTGAAGCGAGAGGTCGCCGTTTGGGCGGATGGTGATCGAGAGGCTGTTGTTCGGGTTGATCTGCGCGTAGCCGTCCATCGTCCCGGTATAGCGCGGGTCGACCACCATGGTCGGGATGTTGCGCTTCTCCTTGGTGGCGGCCACGCGCCAGAACAGCACCGGGTGCGAGCCGCGCGCGTTGTGGCCCCAGTGGTTGATGAAGTCGGCGTCCTCGATGTCGGAATAGTTCCCCGGCGGGTGGTCGCTTCCCAGGCTGTGGATGTAGCCCGTCACGGCCGAGGTCATGCACATCCGGGCGTTGGCCTCGATGCTGTTCGACTGGAGGACGCCCTTGTAGAAGATGTTGTCCAGCCACTGCTCCTCCATGGTCAGCTGGCCGGACTGGTAGATGCCGACGGAGTTTCCCCCGTGCTTCTTCACGACCCCGACGACCATGTTGGAGACGACCTCCATGCCCTCTTCCCACGTGCCGACGCGGAAGACGTCCTTATCGAAGCGCCCTTTCGTCTTCGAGACGTGCCCGGTCAGCGGGTTGGACATGTCCTTGCGGATCAGGACCTCCTCCAGCCGGTCGACGTAGAGGGACTCCGCGGCCGTGAGGCCCTTGATGCACTGCAGGCCCAGGTTGACGGGGGAGTCCTTGTCCGGGATGCACGCCACGATCTTCTCGTTCTCGACGACGTAGTAGGTGTGGCACCCCACACCGCAGTAAGGGCATTGCGTGGGCACCAGCTTCCGCGTGTCCTGGGCGCCTTCGGCATCCGTGACGAGCTGGAACAGTTCCTTGTCGCGTGTCAGGGTCCCGCCCATGGCGAGTCCGGTGGCCAGCGCGGTGGAAGTCTTGAGAAACTTGCGGCGGTTGAACTTCGGCATCACTTGTCCCTCCATGGGTCTACGGGTCCCGAATCGCGTTTTTCCCAGGTGCGGATGTAGGCGACGATGTCGTTAATCTCCTCCTCGGTCAGCTCCACCATCCCCTGCTTGCCCTTGAGGTAGGC from Acidobacteriota bacterium includes the following:
- a CDS encoding molybdopterin-dependent oxidoreductase, whose translation is MPKFNRRKFLKTSTALATGLAMGGTLTRDKELFQLVTDAEGAQDTRKLVPTQCPYCGVGCHTYYVVENEKIVACIPDKDSPVNLGLQCIKGLTAAESLYVDRLEEVLIRKDMSNPLTGHVSKTKGRFDKDVFRVGTWEEGMEVVSNMVVGVVKKHGGNSVGIYQSGQLTMEEQWLDNIFYKGVLQSNSIEANARMCMTSAVTGYIHSLGSDHPPGNYSDIEDADFINHWGHNARGSHPVLFWRVAATKEKRNIPTMVVDPRYTGTMDGYAQINPNNSLSITIRPNGDLSLQNAIAHVLMKEFPQAVDEAFIRQHTDGFDGYREGIMARYSPEQVIDRTGIAPSVVRRIASIWADATLKGKRRKRGGVLSFWGIGYNQSLHGQHRNINIINLHLLTGNIGRPGAGPFSMTGQPNAMSERLMGGLTGRLPFNEGIKNAAHRKKINEAWGLPPGRLDVTAKAPNKGMTIGMFERALKGDIKIMQFAYATHVDLPEVDTLIRPAITRTFTYMVEAYRHAPNLLYGDVIFPAATHGEKWGVYQNSERKMYVTDKAMEPPKNCRPDLDVIIDEGKSIAAKLGLDAEKIFPYERKADGFYDPEEVYRDIIAASKGSDADLTGMLEVEKRDKLSPYAQLRKRKGLFYPAPTYEIAKEGGVPRKYMAQETGWADKPYSAFRRKNGRAKFKLTEQDYSRARELTDIFAKAGKDPNFFAMDHYDVLIEMRDAGLTPELPDFDYYGKSMAEIKKADKYPFWLNLGVVFEHFHTTKTIRAATTRRLVPEQYLEMNPRDARRLGIEDGEWVRVVTPRGSYEARASIGTKSKV